A window of the Tessaracoccus sp. MC1865 genome harbors these coding sequences:
- a CDS encoding D-glucuronyl C5-epimerase family protein — MKRIGAGLAALLTATLGIVALPQTEAAAEVDVYTTPGIHLLNGREWRTDCEPYSSTVDRCRAEIKATVVKVEAGQFVEVTDWAFNNLTYKPSPRSNWKGNPLGEAGDYVIDGRQWRTECDNAQTGNNACRSYILTTVYGVKTMTPRTYEQSNQWVFNNIVRFSVAALPTFCNAAPLPAGFALTEAGRPHAIKTPYSPNTLYNPTSISNFIKATAKASKEATTANAREGQKCLALLAAGHLMNGSETTRNAAGEIVRWFPYMFRFSANPTTDDLTAPWHSGLAQGGVLTTFTLLTDLTGDRSWLTRGAETFRSFEVPVSEPGGILNRDTEHGFLWFEEYPTTKNGQPLPTTVLNGHLEALIGLNLWHRRMVAEQSAGRTPVSQPAEIKALVDEALSTLEPMLDVHEVDIDGGTLTSYDAVRGYPAAPLRVNGPSTLKVTSAALNNKNVTLPRTSETWDRDAYLVNGTFATVKDGMPEGWTRLGSSAYSGPTGGHYRIRSGGNAWQGLEFGWAENPNKGIPSSWLQDIAGKPMTLTLRASISYPSGRAGASGRVALYEQCGADVKLHYENVLRGSGQWTDYTFGFDAPKPGCDLRVQFMVSPYNRDDTVFLLDDVQLSSQQTIGSSLKPAYDLKVYRTPENILSLTGSGKATVQAHYNGRWQDFTTVDLTSERVDIVIPERFTGRNIHLGYHETHVSELMALYRAFPQHGYLLEYAQRWAPMAPSVHHTVPKPTTTSRVGTSTMSIESGIDEAYEYPLVDQFTGLPYEELEMLDELAKPAK; from the coding sequence ATGAAACGGATCGGCGCAGGACTTGCGGCGTTGCTGACGGCGACGTTGGGCATCGTGGCACTGCCACAGACCGAGGCGGCGGCAGAGGTGGATGTCTACACCACGCCCGGCATCCACCTCCTCAACGGACGCGAATGGCGCACCGACTGTGAGCCCTACTCCTCGACGGTTGACCGCTGCCGAGCCGAGATCAAGGCGACCGTGGTGAAGGTCGAGGCCGGCCAGTTCGTGGAGGTCACCGACTGGGCCTTCAACAACCTCACGTACAAGCCCAGCCCCCGCTCCAATTGGAAGGGCAACCCGCTCGGGGAAGCCGGCGACTACGTCATCGACGGGCGGCAGTGGCGCACGGAGTGCGACAACGCACAGACCGGCAACAACGCGTGCCGCAGCTACATCCTGACCACCGTCTACGGGGTCAAGACCATGACCCCGCGCACCTACGAGCAGTCCAATCAATGGGTGTTCAACAACATCGTGCGTTTCAGCGTCGCAGCCCTGCCGACCTTCTGCAACGCCGCCCCGCTGCCGGCCGGCTTCGCCCTCACCGAGGCAGGACGTCCGCACGCGATCAAGACCCCCTATTCCCCGAACACGTTGTACAACCCGACGTCGATCAGCAACTTCATCAAGGCGACGGCTAAAGCCAGTAAGGAGGCGACCACTGCCAATGCCCGGGAGGGCCAGAAGTGCCTGGCCCTGCTCGCCGCTGGGCACCTCATGAACGGATCGGAAACCACCCGTAACGCCGCCGGCGAGATCGTGCGCTGGTTCCCGTACATGTTCCGCTTCAGCGCCAACCCGACGACGGACGACCTGACGGCGCCGTGGCATTCCGGCCTCGCGCAGGGTGGCGTCCTCACCACGTTCACCCTGCTGACCGACCTGACCGGTGACCGCTCGTGGCTCACCCGCGGCGCGGAGACGTTCCGCAGCTTCGAGGTGCCGGTCTCGGAACCCGGCGGCATCCTCAACCGCGACACCGAGCACGGTTTCCTCTGGTTCGAGGAATACCCCACCACCAAGAACGGCCAGCCGCTGCCCACCACGGTGCTCAACGGCCATCTGGAGGCCCTCATCGGGCTCAACCTGTGGCACCGGCGCATGGTCGCCGAGCAGTCCGCCGGCCGCACCCCCGTCAGCCAGCCGGCTGAGATCAAGGCCCTCGTCGACGAGGCCCTCAGCACGTTGGAGCCCATGCTCGACGTGCACGAGGTGGACATCGACGGCGGCACGCTGACCAGCTACGACGCGGTGCGCGGCTACCCCGCCGCACCGCTGCGGGTCAATGGCCCGTCGACGTTGAAGGTGACCTCCGCCGCCCTGAACAACAAGAATGTCACGCTCCCCCGCACCTCGGAGACCTGGGACCGCGACGCCTACCTCGTCAACGGCACCTTCGCCACCGTGAAGGACGGCATGCCCGAGGGCTGGACCCGACTCGGCAGTTCCGCCTACTCAGGGCCCACGGGCGGCCACTACCGCATCCGCTCGGGAGGAAACGCCTGGCAGGGGCTGGAGTTCGGCTGGGCGGAGAACCCGAACAAGGGCATTCCGTCGAGCTGGCTGCAGGACATAGCCGGCAAGCCCATGACGCTCACCCTGCGCGCCTCCATCTCCTACCCCAGCGGCAGGGCCGGGGCCTCGGGTCGCGTCGCGCTGTACGAGCAGTGCGGCGCGGACGTGAAGCTCCACTACGAGAACGTGCTGCGCGGCAGCGGGCAGTGGACCGACTACACCTTCGGCTTCGACGCCCCGAAGCCCGGGTGTGACCTGCGGGTTCAGTTCATGGTGAGCCCCTACAACCGCGACGACACCGTCTTCCTCCTCGACGACGTGCAGCTCAGCTCGCAGCAGACCATCGGCTCGTCCCTGAAGCCCGCCTACGACCTGAAGGTCTACCGCACGCCGGAGAACATTCTGTCGTTGACGGGTTCGGGCAAGGCCACGGTTCAGGCCCACTACAACGGTCGCTGGCAGGATTTCACCACGGTCGACCTGACCTCGGAGCGCGTCGACATCGTGATCCCGGAGCGGTTCACGGGCCGCAACATCCACCTCGGCTACCACGAGACCCACGTCAGTGAACTGATGGCGCTCTACCGCGCCTTCCCGCAGCACGGGTATCTGCTCGAGTACGCCCAGCGCTGGGCGCCCATGGCTCCCTCCGTGCACCACACGGTGCCCAAGCCCACCACCACTTCCAGGGTGGGCACGAGCACCATGAGCATCGAGAGCGGCATCGACGAGGCCTACGAGTACCCGCTGGTCGACCAGTTCACCGGTCTGCCCTACGAGGAACTCGAGATGCTCGACGAACTCGCGAAGCCGGCGAAGTGA